The following DNA comes from Mya arenaria isolate MELC-2E11 chromosome 11, ASM2691426v1.
atgttacaatAGTATGCAGTGTCTTGGAATTTATGAGTTTCTGCCACTATGAGATTCTGCCCGCGCCTTTTGGGTTGCAATTTGACCTGCCACACACCTTGATGTCCTGTGCCCTCTTGAGATCACTACCTGAGTCCAGTGCCCTCTTGAGATCATACCTCGAGTCTCGTGCCCTCTTGAGGTCCTGTGCCCTCTTGAGATCACACCGCAAGTCCTGTGCCCTCTTGAGAACACTGCGAGTCCTGTGCCCTCTTGAGATCACTACCTGAGTCCCGTGCCCTCTTGAGATCGTTCCTCAAGTCCCATGCCCTCTTGAGATCGTTACTCGAGTCCTGTGCCCTCTTGAGATCACTCCGCGAGTCCTGTGCCCTCTTGAGATCCTTACTCGAGTCCTGTGCCCTCTTGAGATTGTTACTCGAGTCCTGTGCCCTCTTGAGATCGTTACTCGAGTCCCGTGCCCTCTTGAGATCATTACTCGAGTCCTATGCCCTCTTGAGATCATAACTCGAGTCCCGTGCCCTCTTGAGATCGTTACTCGAGTCATGTGCCCTCTTGAGATCACTACCTGAGTTCCGTGCCCTCTTGAGATCGTTCCTCTTGTCCCATGCCCTCTTGAGATCGTAACTCGAGTCCTGTGCCCTCTTGAGATCACACCGCAAGTCCTGTGCCCTCTTGAGATCGTTCCTCGAGTCCCGTGCCCTCTTGAGATTGTTACTCGAGTCCTGTGCCCTCTTGAAATCACACCGCAAGACATGTGCCCTCTTGAGATCACTCCGCGAGTCCCGTGCCCTCTTGAGATCACACCGCCCTCTTGAGATCACTCCGCGAGTCCTGTGCCCTCTTGAGATCACTCTGCGAGTCCTGTGCCCTCTTGAGATCTCTCCGCGAGTCCTGTTTCCTCTTGAAATCATTCCGCGAGTCCCGTGCCCTCTTGAGATCATTCCGCGAGTCCTGTGCCCTCTTGAGATCACTCCGCAAGTCCTGTGCCCTCTTGAGATCACTCCATAGCACAGGAGGTGGGGAAATGTTTAGCTTACGAATTACACGGacacattatcagagatttgtcaaataatgaaatatactcCTCACAATAAGTCGAGGACTACATTTTGTTATGGGTATATATGGTGTCAAAGCCAaccaaatgcatttaaatagaaTTGGTACAGACAGAGTTTGTTTACATCTTCAAAGAAAACGGGAACAAGAAACAGCATTAACAGGCTGTAATACCGAAACGTCCAGGTACCCATTAAAATGCACGGTTTTCAACCACATGGACAGGGTTAAGGCCATTCTAAGATGTCCAGTAAGACTGCAGAAATtcgtttaaattaatttatttgtcaaaaaaatatatgattgaaAAAGCGAATAATCTCATCTTTTAGTTTTAACGGTACATGACGAGGCAGTAATCGTTGGCATGCACCATGCTGATAGAAACAGACTTTTAGCACATCGGCTAGGCATTTCCAGTAAACTCATCCGTGCTGGAATCCCCCCCCTgcttcaaaaacatttaactgTACCAAAAAGACGTTAAATTGAAGGAACTTCTTGAGGTTTGCAGTGAATataaattactgcgcgtcagtATGTCAATTAACATCATCGCACacgctttttggtaaaatgtacaaaagagcgttttaatgtttgatgtttttaatgttttaatttaaggtATGTTAAAAAATCAATCATGCGTGtctggatagaaaaatccgaccctcgggcacgctttCGTAGCCTGTTACTTGGCAGATACCCTTGGGTCGGAATTTTCTATcggtaccggaaacacatgacatatattattacGATGCATTCCACACCATTACACGCAACATAAGGCAGGGCTTGAAGTATGTTTTAGACAACTATCGCAATGAATTGGATTGTAAGAAGAAGAACTGCTGAAGATGGTTATTCGGTATGGCGAGTTTTGCCAAGCAACAGAGGTCATAGTTTGTAAACTATTTGTGGACAGTTGCTACATGCAGATACGGTAGTCTTTCGttgttaaactttaaactttGTGCACTTTTAGACTGGTTGTGGGTTCACCCCTAATTTTACtggaaaatacaaaatcattgcatttgccttgagatttattttatttatgggTGAATACAGATCTATTCCGTTATTTTTTTACAGGAGGTGACTGGTTTAGcaataacaaataatgtttcGCGATTTGCCGATTCTTGCGTATTACACCATTTACAAATTCATCGGCTTTGTTTTGTTGGCTAAAAAAGCTCAACCAAATAGGGCTATACGAAATGTCCAGGGGGATCGTATGCGGAAATGTATTGCATACTGTTAATGCTAGTGTTCGGAATCGCTCAAACGCGTTTTAGCGATATACCGTGTTCTTATTTGCACGCACTACATGTAGATGTGCAATTGCTCTTGTTGACGATAGGGCGCCATTTCCTCAGCCTTCGCTTTAGGTGTAATGGACGTATTACTATtgagtgttgtgccgatgatcgattataattgGCTATTGATCGGATAGGCCTacatcggcgacaatcgatagtgaaatttaaacaatcgatgatagaaacaagggacgtaagCGCTACCGACTAATTTACTTatttctggttaatgctagttaatgtttaaatgttaaggtgttactatgttaagttatcTACTCATATTCATATCAAGTCACTATGTCACTACAGTACCtaattacaaattttctttgtaatttaattgcTAAATGATTGGTTCTCAACTGCTTGtggtttaaagtgacactcttattcaaaatcaatgcatacccatgtataagaagaagaagaacgttttttcatcgaaaaagtatatataaacgATGTGTTTGAAATAGGTCAATGTGACCCCtgatcaaacatttcaacaaaataacaTGCAAATAACACAACGACGaacagacaaatacattagtccaaataattgtatgttgacggattttttttagatttttgatatggcaaatccttcaccgGATTGGAATTAGATTGgattagggattggaagaatccagtataacacgtctattactTTAgactaacaaatacatgtacattgcattCACTAAATGGTTATTTGACTTGTGGCACATTATGGTTTAATTGCCTAACAAATGTGTAATAACGAAGTTACtaatgaaaatatcacaaaaataaataatagtggATGTTGACTTAATGCTCCGTTTGAGTAGTTTTTCTTTTGGTCACATGATATTGTTTACTTCctggtatttaaacaaaacacgtGGATTACCAAAAACAAAGGAAGACAATGTTATCAGAGagcaaaatacatattaatactTATcggatatataaaataaattcagttaccatatatataaaatatgtgcaTTGACAAGTATTGGATATTTCAGTGAAATCTTAAACATACGTCAAATTTAACTTTTGACTGATAACCCTTAAACTACCGtgacttactgaataatgcatttgtggaaaatattaacttttgataacaagattataaccgtgaatttaatagcagaaaccgcataaatattaaatgattggtgaatgttaaacGATTTACTGTGTTctacatatatatgtgtgtgtgtgtgtgtgtgtgtgtgtgtgtgtgtgtgtgtgtgctctcataaggtagatatactttgttttatgctaatttctttcaatttaaactcggtatccttcataagaaccattgtttttgacatccTACTCTTTGGAatgttaaatcaatatttttaaatgtggtaaattttatttgggagtaagattgcatctttaaaagtgatttttaaaacacgTTACCGTTTACTTCTTACTATGTAAGAATtaagttttctcagttttctgaaagaaactgttcttgtaaaacatataaaatagtcaactgcttgttgtacttgttactgactgattatgaaaaagaaattgatatctttcgtTGTGTTTTGCTCTCCAACCTGGAGGAATAAAagatatctatctatctatacaatactaaatgtaagacaaaaattagAGCCCCTGGTCTCGTATTCTGTAATATTAACTTGTAAAAACTAAAAGATAGTcgcgttctgaataaataatgtaatttatacaaagaaatctTCAAACTATATTGTAAGAAAtcattggtgcttaaaactggtgcatgcactgtatctgtatgccttaaatatgatgaccaaatgtaattaaataatgatttaatcgattaataatcgatcattgatagGTTTCATAAACTGATTATCGATAGTTATTTTTCTGTCCTATTCCCAACATTAGTGTGAGTCATATTCACAAGTAAATATCATTTCTTAGTTTTTAGTGATTTCTCaccaataaacaattttactaTAACCCCACCCACATGTGATGCAATCATTCGATTCAAATTAGGTCTCTTGACAGTTGGCTGGTCGATGgcctcaatatttttttttctgttttttcaAATCGTTTGCAAACGCTGTGAATAGCATTATATGTGCtcaattaatttatatgtaaCGAACAACTTcggtatttgttttttttgtaagacTTACATCGAAAAAATTATTGGTCAAACGTATGTCATTTCACAGcaaaacttttttaaacttcGGCTTTATCTCTCAACGTTGGGGCGAACGTTCTGAAAAGCTTGACCACGCCTCAAACATGGCATTTGTAATTGTCTCAATCATTGAGATATTATGAAAGTGACTTGTTGGATGTGTCATACCGTCACAAGTTCACATTGCATCGATTGTTCACCCACCCCCGTAATTAGTGTCACATGAGCTCGGAACCGCTACCCATGATTATCATGGACATCGTTGTTCATTTTCGGTCTTGTTTCCTCCCTCATTTGCATTCATAATTAACGGGATCAGCGGCTGTAGCAGCGACAGACTCCCTACCGTCCGTGATTTATGAGgtttaaaccatttattatgcaaattagacataattatgtattttgagAATAGTAGGTAAATGTCTTCCAGATTTGCTCGTGTAATATGATGGGGCCCATTTGGAGTAAATGGATACTGCTTTACATAAAAAACTCTACATTTAATATCATGTTCTGGATGAAAAAGTCAGGGAACAACTATAATATATGACAAAATTGGTTCCAGTTAAAATGCGAAAGTTTTGGTCATAGAATTAAAACGCTTTCACTGGAAAGTATCATGAACGAACATCCAATTTAGAATAACATAACAGGCTGAGTTAGAGACAGTGTTATGGTCAATGTAGTGCAAGACTGACTGTATACTATATGAATGACTGCATgaacataattgtttattgcaCTTAACAATATAGAggttatatttctttatcttGTATCGTGAAATCTTCCTGTTAAAGGAACTTCTCATTTGTTTGTACCTTCGCACGTGTAAAATCGTTCATTCGTCCTAACTTTCTCGTGCTAATCAGCCCGGAAGGCACTATCCTATTAACATTTACAGAATCGCCGAAATATCAGGCTTCTTAATTTGTGGTGAATAACTTAGCGTAAACATTCTAACACTCTCTGAAAGTATAACGAAGGTCGGAAGATGAGAACGTATGAGGATTGTTGAAATGATCCATGATGCTAAATGTCGCGGCCACAAATGACGTGGAAAACGCCACGTCTAATTACACCCTACGAAAGACGCGCTTATTACCTTACAAAAATGGAATTCTCCGCTGtcagaatgttgttgtttttgcggGAGTGTACCGCTGACTGATATTCACATGTATGCTCAGAACATCAACATATTATTTCGCACACATTTGATCCAGTGAAGTGAAGTTCTTGTTACATGTAGAAATTGAAACTGAAACGACAATACTGTACCTTgcaaaagtgaacattgtttctTGGATATAATTAACACGGACAAGTGTCTATAAGTTTACAGTTGCAATTACAAAACCGGCTTCAGCTTTGAAAATCCCCTTGATTTCGAATCCCTATCTACGCAACGCCTAAGTAATTCCGTTTTCTATTTCAGACTTAATTAGGGTAATGAGCTTTTATTCCGGGCGAATGTCAAAAGCTCACCGTCTTAATTTCTCACTGATCACTTTTAATTACTGAAATATTAGTTTCATCATGTGTTTCGGTAAATGTTTAATAAGGCTCCAAAACCGTTCTTGGAAGAAGACAAGAAATTGGGTAATTTCTTGACGCATTGCTTATTGCGTGGTCTGGATACTATCGTTCCTGTTATTTATTGAGCCTCCAATATATGCTCTtctttatgtaaaacatataaaaagtaCATGTTGGCTCGTTAAATGCAACTCGTCAAATATATATCGCataatgtaacatttcttttatatatactGCCGAATGGCACCTCAACCGGTAATAACTTTAAACTTCAACTGACATCTAGTGTGTAacgataacattttttttatataagtgttCAGTGTTTCAGCCtggctttatatatatatttatgatacaTACATACTCTAGTCTCCTAACGTTTTTCAGTGCTCTATCTCCTGACGTTATTCAGTGCCCTGTCTCCTAACGATATTCAGCGGCCTGTCTCCTAACGTTATTATTCAGTGCCCTGTCTCTTAACGTTATTATTCAGTGCCCTGTCTCTTAACGTTATCCAGTGCCATGTCTCCTAACGGTTTTCAGTGCCCTGTCTCCAAACGTTATACAGTGCCCCGTCTCCTTACGTTATCCGTGCCCCGTCTCCTAACGTTATCCAGTGGCCTGTCTTCTAACATTATCCAGTGCCCTGTCTCCTAACGTTATCCAGTCTCCTAACGTTATCCAGCGGCCTGTCTCCTAACGTTATCCGGTGCCCCGTCTCCAAACGTTATCCAGTCTCCTAACGTTACCCAGTCCCATGTCTCCTAACGTTATCCAGTGCAATGTCTCCTAACGTTATCCAGTCTCTTAACGTTATCCAGTGCCATGTCTCCTAACGTTATCCAGTCTCCTAACGTTATCCAGTGCCATGTCTCCTAACGTTATCAAGTCTCCTAACGTTATACAGTGGCCTGTCACCTAACGTTATCCAGTGCCCCGTCTCCTAACGTTATCGAGTATCCTAACGTTATCCAGTGCCATGTCTCCTAACGTTATCCAGTCTCCTAACGTTATCCAGTGCCATGTCACCTAACGTTATCCAGTGCCCCGTCTCCTAACGTTATCGAGTCTCCTAACGTTATCCAGTGCCATGTCTCCTAACGTTATCCAGTCTCCAAACGTTATCCAGTGGCCTGTCTCCAAACGTTATCCAGTGCCATGTCTCCAAACGTTATCCAGTGGTCTGTCTCTTTACGTTATCCAGTGCCCTGTCTCCTGACGTTATCCAGTCTCCTAACGTTATCCAGTGCCATGTCTCCTAACGTTATCCAGTCTCCAAACGTTATCCAGTGGCCTGTCTCCAAACGTTATCCAGTGCCATGTCTCCAAACGTTATCCAGTGGTCTGTCTCCTTACGTTATCCAGTGCCCTGTCTCCTGACGTTATCCAGTGTCCTATCTCCTAACGTTATCCAGTGCCCTGTCTCCTAACGTTATCCAGTCTCCTAACGTTATCCAGTGCCCTGTCTCCTAACGTTTTCCAGTGCCGTGTGTCCTAACGTTATCCAGTGCCATGTCCCTTAACGTTATCCAGTGCCCTGTCTGCTTACGGTTTTCAGTGTCCCGTCTTCTAACGTTATCCAGTGCCCCGTCTCCTAACATTATCCAGTGCCCTGTCTCCCAATGTTATCCAGTGCCCTGTCTCCTGACGTTATCCCGTGCCCTGTCTGCTTACGGTTTTCAGTGTCCCGTCTTCTAACGTTATCCAGTGCCCCGTCTCCTAACATTATCCAGTGCCCTGTCTCCCAATGTTATCCAGTGCCCTGTCTCCTGACGTTATCCCGTGCCCTGTCTCCTAACGTTATCCAGTACCCCGTCTCCTAACGTTGACCAGTGCCCTGTCTCCTAACGTTGACCTATGCCCTGTCTCCTTACGTTATCCAGTGCCCTGTCTCCTAACGTTATCCAGTGCCCAGACTCCTAACGTTATTATTCAGTGCCCTGTCTCTTAACGTTATTATTCAGTGCCCTGTCTCTTAACGTTATCCAGTGCCATGTCTCCTAACGGTTTTCAGTGCCCTGTCTCCAAACGTTATACAGTGCCCCGTCTCCTTACGTTATCCGTGCCCCGTCTCCTAACGTTATCC
Coding sequences within:
- the LOC128208593 gene encoding uncharacterized protein in mobD 3'region-like yields the protein MISRGHGTRGMISRGNRTRGEISRGHRTRRVISRGHRTRGVISRGRCDLKRARDSRSDLKRAHVLRCDFKRAQDSSNNLKRARDSRNDLKRAQDLRCDLKRAQDSSYDLKRAWDKRNDLKRARNSGSDLKRRARDSSNDLKRAQDSSNNLKRAQDSSKDLKRAQDSRSDLKRAQDSSNDLKRAWDLRNDLKRARDSGSDLKRAQDSQCSQEGTGLAV